The region gttttatctatttttttctcttaagtAGTTATTATCTAAAAGAAACTTACTTAatctttcataccaagctctaggagcttgcTTTAATGCATATAAAGATTTTAACAACCTATAAACATGTTTTGgatatttgttattttcaaaacctaGAGATTGTTCAACATATACTTTTTCATTTAAGGATTCATTTAAAAAAGCACTTTTAACATCTATTAGGAAGaatttaaaatctttatagCAAACAAAAGTCAAAAGTATTCTAATAGCTTATAATCTAGCTATAGGGGCAAATGTTTCATCAAAATCGATTCCTTCTTGTTGATTATACTCTTAAGCAACaagccttgctttatttcttaTTACTATTCCAGATTCAtccattttatttctatacaCCTATTTTGTTCCAATAACGGAGTAATTTTTAGGTTTAGGAACTAATAACCAAACTTTATTTCTCTCAAATTGACTTAATTCTTATTGCCTGGCCATCAttaaattttcatcattttcagcCTCTTCAAACTTTGTTGATTCCAATTGAGACACAAATGCTAAATGTTCACATATATTTCTAATTGATGACCTCATTCTAACTCCTTCATTTGGATTACCTAAAATTTGATTCTTAAGATGATTTTGGACAAATTTCTATTCTTTAGGAAGATTACTTGAATCATTTTGAGGGTTTTGAGTTTCTAATGAATTATTTAGTTGagataaaatttgattattattttgagaaatatcaTTATCATCTAAATACACTCTGGGTAGAGAAGGTGAAGAGTCATTAAAGGTAACGTGCACTGATTATTCTATAGTTTGAGTTTGCTTATTAAAAACTCTATAAGCTTTACTAAACCATGAGTATCCCACAAATATTGCTTCATCAAAtatgtgaaaatatttatatccaAATACATGAAAATGACCGACTTTAGACTTTCTATTCCTAAGAAGTTCATATggtgttttctttaaaattgaTCTTATAAGAGCTCTATTTAAGATATAACAAGCAGTGTTTACAACTtctgacaaaaaatatttaggtaaattactatcacatagcatGGTCCTAGCCATAtattctagagttttattctTCATTTCTAGTACcctattttgttggggtgttCTAAGAGTTGAGAAATTATGATTAATGCCATTTATGTTACAAAATAGTTTCATATCctaattattaaattctttGCCTCTATCACTTCTAATACTAATTACTTTGAGATtacttttattttgtatttttctatagaattttgaaaagtAATCATATGTTTCATCTTTTGAGGCTAAAAACATAATTCATGTATATCTAGAGTAATTAACAACAATGCCAAGACCATACCTCTTTCCTCCCAAGCTAAGTGTCCAAGTTGGGCCAAATAGATCCATGTAAAGTAATTCAAGAGGTTTAGTTGTTGATACTATATCCTTAGATTTAAATGAAATTCTTATTTGTTTATCTCGTTGACATGCATcacagattttatttttttcaaactttattTTAGGCAAATCTTCTACTAAATCAAGTCTTACTAATTTTGAGAGTAGATCCATACTAGCATGACCTAGTTTCATATGCATCCAACAATCTTCATTAGTTGAAGATAAACATCTTACATTATTTGCTAAGAGGTCATCTAAATcaactctatatatattttcaagcCTTTGACCAACAAATATGATATTGGACTCATGTTTAACTACGCATTTAGAAGAttcaaatattacaatatatcatttatcaCATAGTTGACTTATGCTAGGTAAGTTATGCTTCAATCCATCAACAAGTAACACATTTTCAATGATAGTAGAATGAacattacatattttttcagCACAAATTATTTTACCTTTGGCGTTATCCTCAAAAGTTACCAAACTTCCATTCTTTGGTTTGAGTTTAAGGAAATTGTTCGGATCTCCGGTCATATGCCTTGAGCTACCGCTATCCAAGAACCACTTTGCACTCCATTgagattttgatttttcctACAAATATTTCGAGCACTTATTTTTGGTACCCAAACTTCCTTAGTTCCGGCTTAATTAGAAAATTCAGAAGCATATTTTTAGGCACCCATacttttttaactaattttcttttattttggcaTGAGTAGGCTTTATGCCATTCCTCATGACAAGAAAAACATGTACCAAAGAATaatgatttttctttagatttttgccaaaacgtatttctataaaaaaaatatttttctttattttattatctttattttgcttatttttgacaaaatttattttctcttttacttgatttttcaaactttcattttcttttttgagactttcattttttaatattagagaaacattttctatttcaaagttttcaatttttattttcatagcatcattttcttttcttaaagaagtcatttcaatttttaaaatgaatttttttgtaGAAACTTTTCGAGTTTATCAAAAACATCATAAAATACATCAAGGagttgtttatattttaaatataaagaatAAGAGTTTGGTTTTACCTCATCCTCAAGAGCCATGAAAACTACACTTGCAATCTCATCTTGAGCCTCATCATCTTGCTCATTTTCTTCACTATCTGGCCATGCGCCACCatagccttcttctttgatttcttgagtAATGGATATTTGGACTTAATATGGTTAGGTTTCTTACACTCATAGCAAATAATCGACTCTTTCTTTTGATACtcctccattttcttttgagagtttttttttagGAACTTCCTCTTCATTAACATGTTGTATCTTCTTGTGATGAGGGCAAACTCATCATCCTCATCACTGCCATCCctttcatcttcctcttcaatGGACTTCAATGCAatagttcttttctttttgatgttGTTGTCCTCTTCTTTGAGCTCTATCTCATAGGTAATGAGAGATCTCATTAGCTCATCAAGGGCAAGAGTCTTGAGATTCTTTGACTCTTGAATGATAGTGACTTTTGGATTCTATTTCTTTGGCAAACACTTTAAGATCTTTCTAACAATTTCATGGTTAGAATAAGTTTTGCCAAGAGATTTaagattattaataatattagtaaATCTAGTAAACATTTCAGAAATAGACTCATTAGATTTCATCTTTAAAAGTTCATAACTATGAATAAGCATGTCAATCCTTGTTTCCTTAACTTGATCAGTCCCCTCATGTATTTCTTGTACCATATCCCATATTTCCTTAACTGTGTCACAACCTGAGATTCTATTAAATTCAGTGGGTGAAAGTGCACAATATAAAAGATTCATAGATTTAACATTACTTTGTGCCTTCTTAATatcattttcattatattttttctcaGGTTTTGGAACCACTTCCCCTTCTTCTATTTTGGTAGGCATTTCTATACCTTTAGTTATGGATTTCCATGCATCATAATTATTAGGTTGAACATAAATTTTCATTCTAGCTTTCCAATAGGTATAGTTTGTGCCATGAAACAAAAGATGTCTATTTGTGGACTAACCTTCAGTTGTACTATTATCAATAATGACTGCCatagtaaaatataaaagataaagttcacAAAAAAGAGTAATAGACAACTATAGTAGATTATAAATctgctctgatactaattgttgccaagaaaaatacccaagaagggggtgaattgagtttttcaaaaattaataattttagttcttttgaaaactcttaaattttttatcttaatatgtggtgattgcagtaggattgaaatcaataaaatcatacaacaacacaaaacaagataaatttatagaggttcgactCTGAAGAGCCTAATCCCTTCTCtttcaagacttagcttgaggtttcagggagaatcaacactaggTTTTAATTAGAGCTAAAACTAACATACAATTCCTTGCCTAAGCAAGAATCACTAAcacactactagcaaatacaatcccctcacacaacaagtgagtaagaataacaaacttacaatcagagacaattacaaataaGTCGCCAActgttgagaattccaccagccagcacacttccagcacttcgaaccttctcactcttgtttgaatgctctatcaaatttgttctaccttgagcctccatatttaccctatatatatatatatatatatcttccaaacacactagccattaaagaaatggttaatatgaagtttaaaattcaaaaaatgtttagactttctcaaacaataagaaaacatatctcaccattaattcaaaataaatttactttttgcatgagaaatcaagatttaaaaattcaaatataaggctgcgttctctttgcttttcaatttttagttttgagtttttaattcattttctgttttctgttttggtaatctgttttcaaaaaattgaaaatgcgttctctttatcattttgaaaaaccatttctcaaaacagaaaactagaaaatgcgttctctttgcaattttgaaaataatttaaaaataatattttattcaataaatttgattatttaataaattaaaactatttaaatttaaatagataaataaattggcttgaaaaaaaatagcaagtaggatcataatgtgattataaataacaagtattaaaataaaaattaaagacgtGAACTGGTATTACataatgtaattataaattataagatTGCATCAAACAATTCAATAACAAGCGAGATTCGATTACAAGttttaatacaaatattaaaaataaacacaattcaaaaattaaaacaataaaataaaattacagacTCATGTACGAGTCCCTTGATACTGATTCTACATTTGTGTGGCAATTTAATCTCTGACTTCTCCCATTTGAGCTGTTTGACTAGTATCAAAATGTATGGCTTCCCGATCTTGGTTTGATTCCGAcatatcatcaaataccatATTATCTACTGAATATTCAGCGAATAACCTGTCTAAAAAGTCCTCCTGACGAATAAAGTTATGTATTGTGCAACATGCAGTAGGGATTTGTCTTTGCCTACTAATTGgataatttgttattaatttcaaaataggAAATCTTGCCTTCAACACTCCAATGCAACGTTCAATTATGTTCCGACACGAGGAATGTTTATAATTGAACAACTCTTCCTTTCCACGTGGTCCTCCTCGTCCAAGATAATCACGCAGATGATATCTTCAACCTCGATAAGGGGCAAGAAATTCAGGCATGTTTGGATAGCCAGAATCAACAAGATAAAATTGATCtgcaaaaaaatatgatttaagattgtaatacaataaaaatatttaatacatcATTTGAAGTATTAGAATATACCTCCCCGTGGCATTGGAAAGTTGTTCGAGGGTCTTGTAACTGCGTCAATAAATACTCGTGAATCATTAGCAGTACCTTCCCATCCAacatgcacaaatataaatttcatatcaaaattgcATGCCAACATCACATTTTGTGTTACATTAGTCTTTCTTCCACGAAAAGATGTTTGTCGTGATGCAGGTACCCAAGCTGCAACATGCATTCCATCTATTGCACCTATACAATTCTTAAAGAAAGGATATTTGCGCAAGAGACACTCATGAGGTCCATTTTGATTTGTAGGGGAGATTATCTCTGTGCCTAATGAACAAACAGCTCGTAAAACACGCTTAAACCATTTATGGATTGTGTTATTGGAATGCTGAAATCTATCGCCAATAATACTATATCTTGTAGTGTGCCCTACAATCATCAAAAACATAGCAACACCCTCCTCGACACTAACTTTTTTCCCATCTGTCAACAGCCCTTTATGtttcaaagtgtcacaaaaattcatgaaaACATGTTTCTGCATCCAAAAATTACGATGACACACGTCTGGATGtccatttaaaatttcaagcaTGTACATTTTTCCAGTAAGCAATGATGTTCTACAAGGTGTCCTGTCAATAAAAACTCGTTTATTGGCAACAAAATAACTAAGCATTAGTCTATCACCAATAGACGCATCCAAATCATCTtctgtaaataaaaaatcatcatcacTCAAATCTTCATCAGTCGAATTTTGAACCCAACTTGATTCAGTAGACATCCTTCTgcacaa is a window of Diospyros lotus cultivar Yz01 chromosome 10, ASM1463336v1, whole genome shotgun sequence DNA encoding:
- the LOC127812022 gene encoding protein ALP1-like; this translates as MSTESSWVQNSTDEDLSDDDFLFTEDDLDASIGDRLMLSYFVANKRVFIDRTPCRTSLLTGKMYMLEILNGHPDVCHRNFWMQKHVFMNFCDTLKHKGLLTDGKKVSVEEGVAMFLMIVGHTTRYSIIGDRFQHSNNTIHKWFKRVLRAVCSLGTEIISPTNQNGPHECLLRKYPFFKNCIGAIDGMHVAAWVPASRQTSFRGRKTNVTQNVMLACNFDMKFIFVHVGWEGTANDSRVFIDAVTRPSNNFPMPRGDQFYLVDSGYPNMPEFLAPYRG